Proteins encoded within one genomic window of Papaver somniferum cultivar HN1 unplaced genomic scaffold, ASM357369v1 unplaced-scaffold_102, whole genome shotgun sequence:
- the LOC113327524 gene encoding probable ubiquitin conjugation factor E4 encodes MATGKAKRSPEVIEDILIQRIFLVTLTDVDNKQLMYLESMAAENLRQGKSLLLNPDLMDEVLFGILSGQFTGESLFKYLTGCYGRAFKEGKKIGNMKDIDLQSSLLNGVVERAKKLVANYCRTYLHNPDMFPNSEKISAGSAILPIIFSAVSKNSTACGNEFLNEFFTDPDGYDSMAPIFKDLYDSLNHEISKVNDSPLGNFVQPLNALRMLVRFPNGGKALVSHPSWLPKGEAVNGRVIEKESILGSFFHISDLTDVMIGGELDDQLVDSSTSHVYDVSSTNLPAIMSNLHDGLEDVLLCLLNSKDTRERVLEYLGDVIEKNSSRAHMNIDKVTCASSGMFVNLSVVMLRLSNPFINELEKRDKIDAKYVSNGTHLNLRRLTPLHASEEEIGAWADENKSKSGNSRYSFICECFFMTARVLNLGLLKGINECKNLTRDLSEYTKLLSEQVKQPPSPYFQDEIARLNKIIDLVSDEKSSYEFQLDINIQQALSFYRLMIVRLVDFAGGFKMPLPSSCPMEFGCMPEHFVDDAMELFIFASEAMRERLDPFLLNDFMNFIIMFIARPNYIRNPYLRTKMVKGLNYWTPKRSDSDTAVTPFQGHQVAPVSPFQGYRLALGQYLVESVLKLYVDIESTQFSEKFYIRNEITQHLKYLWGEPSHLDAWKKFAKEEEKGVYLNFLNFLINDSIYLQDEGFNKIRELKEKEKEGKVHPWEENEVREYIRLALEDINMLAFTSEQITAPFLLPQIVDRIANMLNYFLVQLVGPKRISLESAEKYGFKPRILLKKIISIYVHIARDDKENTFAAAICKDGRSYNEKLFTEVVNIPGLGEEMTALGEFVNLSAKVKLAAIAEMDVEASLGEIPDEFLDPIQCTLMKDPVTLPSSKVTVDRLVIKRHLLSDSKDPFNRSYLTQDMLIPDVQLKSQIDEFIKSRTQPTPSSSNNITQSTGIF; translated from the coding sequence ATGGCTACAGGAAAGGCAAAGCGATCCCCAGAAGTGATAGAAGATATTCTAATACAAAGAATCTTCTTAGTCACGTTAACAGATGTTGACAATAAACAGTTGATGTATTTAGAGAGCATGGCAGCTGAGAATCTCCGCCAAGGCAAGTCACTTCTGCTGAATCCTGATCTGATGGATGAAGTTCTTTTTGGTATACTTTCAGGTCAGTTTACTGGTGAATCGCTGTTTAAATACCTTACAGGATGTTATGGTCGTGCTTTCAAAGAAGGTAAGAAGATTGGTAATATGAAGGATATCGATCTGCAGTCTTCTTTATTGAATGGTGTTGTAGAACGAGCTAAGAAATTAGTTGCTAACTATTGCCGGACTTACTTGCATAACCCAGATATGTTTCCTAACAGTGAAAAGATATCAGCAGGTTCTGCTATATTGCCGATAATCTTTTCTGCAGTTTCAAAAAATAGTACGGCATGTGGAAACGAGTTCTTGAACGAGTTTTTTACAGATCCTGATGGTTATGATAGTATGGCTCCAATTTTTAAAGATTTGTATGATAGTTTGAACCATGAGATAAGTAAAGTTAATGATTCGCCACTTGGAAATTTTGTTCAACCCTTAAATGCTTTAAGGATGTTAGTGCGTTTTCCTAATGGTGGAAAAGCATTGGTAAGTCACCCTTCGTGGTTACCTAAGGGTGAAGCTGTGAACGGGCGCGTAATCGAGAAAGAGAGTATACTGGGTTCTTTTTTCCATATTAGTGATCTGACTGACGTGATGATTGGGGGGGAGCTTGATGATCAGCTCGTAGATTCCTCAACATCTCACGTATATGATGTTTCATCTACAAACTTACCCGCAATTATGAGTAACTTGCACGACGGGCTTGAAGACGTTCTTTTATGCTTGCTGAATAGTAAGGATACACGAGAGCGTGTTCTGGAGTATTTGGGCGACGTCATCGAGAAAAATTCTTCTAGGGCGCACATGAACATTGATAAGGTAACTTGTGCAAGTTCAGGCATGTTTGTTAATCTCAGTGTAGTGATGCTCCGGCTTAGTAACCCGTTCATAAACGAGTTAGAAAAGAGAGACAAGATAGACGCGAAGTATGTGTCTAATGGTACTCATTTGAACTTGAGAAGACTAACTCCTCTTCATGCATCCGAAGAAGAAATTGGGGCGTGGGCTGATGAAAATAAGTCGAAGTCTGGGAATAGTCGGTATAGTTTTATATGCGAGTGTTTTTTTATGACTGCTAGGGTCCTTAACTTGGGTTTACTCAAAGGTATAAATGAGTGCAAAAATCTTACTAGAGACTTGTCGGAGTATACAAAACTACTTTCCGAACAGGTAAAGCAACCTCcctctccttatttccaagatGAGATAGCACGCCTCAATAAAATAATTGATTTGGTATCTGATGAAAAGTCTAGTTATGAGTTTCAGCTAGATATTAATATTCAGCAGGCATTGTCTTTCTACCGGTTGATGATCGTTCGGTTGGTAGATTTTGCTGGAGGGTTTAAAATGCCTTTGCCATCGAGTTGCCCTATGGAGTTTGGTTGTATGCCTGAACACTTTGTCGATGACGCAATGGAGTTGTTTATATTTGCCTCTGAGGCTATGCGTGAGAGATTGGATCCATTCTTGCTGAACGATTTTATGAACTTCATTATCATGTTCATCGCACGCCCGAATTATATCAGAAACCCTTATCTCAGAACCAAGATGGTTAAAGGCTTGAACTATTGGACGCCCAAGAGAAGTGATTCTGATACAGCAGTTACCCCTTTTCAAGGCCATCAAGTAGCTCCTGTTTCCCCTTTTCAAGGCTATCGATTAGCTCTTGGTCAGTATCTGGTTGAATCTGTGTTGAAGTTATATGTCGACATTGAGTCTACTCAATTTTCAGAGAAATTCTACATACGTAATGAAATCACACAACATCTCAAGTACTTGTGGGGAGAACCAAGCCATCTGGATGCATGGAAGAAATTTGCCAAAGAAGAGGAGAAGGGTGTTTATTTGAACTTTTTGAATTTCCTGATAAACGATAGCATATATCTTCAGGATGAAGGATTCAATAAAATTCGGGAACttaaagaaaaggaaaaggaggGGAAAGTCCATCCTTGGGAGGAAAATGAAGTCAGGGAGTACATAAGGTTAGCGTTGGAAGATATCAACATGCTAGCATTCACTTCTGAGCAGATTACTGCGCCCTTTCTTCTTCCTCAGATAGTTGACAGAATAGCTAATATGCTGAATTACTTCTTGGTGCAACTAGTAGGCCCTAAACGGATCTCTCTTGAGAGTGCTGAAAAATATGGGTTCAAACCGAGGATATTACTGAAGAAAATTATTAGCATTTACGTTCATATAGCGAGGGATGATAAGGAAAATACTTTTGCTGCTGCAATTTGTAAAGATGGTCGATCATATAACGAAAAGTTATTTACTGAGGTAGTAAATATACCTGGATTAGGTGAAGAGATGACAGCATTGGGAGAGTTTGTTAACCTTAGTGCAAAGGTAAAACTTGCAGCTATAGCGGAAATGGACGTGGAAGCATCCCTAGGGGAGATACCAGACGAGTTCTTAGACCCAATCCAGTGCACACTAATGAAAGATCCAGTGACTCTTCCTTCTTCTAAAGTTACGGTCGACCGTTTGGTCATCAAAAGGCATCTTCTTAGTGACTCCAAAGATCCGTTCAACCGTTCATATCTTACCCAAGATATGCTCATTCCCGATGTTCAACTGAAATCTCAAATAGATGAGTTCATCAAGTCAAGAACCCAGCCTACTCCGTCAAGTTCAAACAACATTACTCAAAGCACAGGAATATTTTAA